GCCACCTTTGATCAATTCATAAAATTCGATGTTGGGCGTCTGTGAAGAGAAGCCTTCTTCCCCACTTCCACCTGACAAATGTTCGTGAGGATCTATCAAGCCTGGAATAACCAGGCATTCCGTACAATCAATGATCTGAAGAGCTGGATCTAATTTTTCTAAGGTAAATGGGTCGACCTGAGGTCCGATGTGCAGAATCTTTTCCTCACCAATGACAATGTCCCTGTGACCGAGGAATTGAGGATCATATATTTCAGCATTCCGTATCAGAATCATGATCTCCTCCGTGCAAATGTTGATTATTTCACAGAGGAGATTTTGCTAACAGAAGAGCTTTGACAAAGGCTAGTAAACAACCCGAGTGCGGATGGAACGTGACAACTTACCAATGTCAGCGGCCAAAGCTTGCGCTTGCGCCGAGTGAACGTCCATAACTAGGTAACCAATTTTTTCGTCAGTTGACAGGTACTGTCCTTCGATATTGGCACCCGCTTTAGAAATCAAACCGTTGATTTCACCTAAAACCCCGGGTTCATTTTTGTGAACATTCAAGATACGGGATGCTCCTTGCTTCACTGGCAAATCGACGTTCGGAAAATTCACCGCTCCCGACGAAGAACCAATTTTAAGATAGCGACGGAAACTTTCTGCGACCTCCATGCCGATGGCATACTGAGCTTCTTCCGTGCTTCCCCCGATGTGCGGGGTCAAGATGACATTGGGAACGCCTTGAAGCGGAGACACAAATTTTTCTTTATTCGAAGCCGGTTCTTCAGGAAATACGTCGATGGCACAGCCTGCAAGGTGTTTTGATTTAAGCGCGTCGACCAAGGCTTCAATCACGACCACTGTACCACGGCTGGCATTGATCAAGTGGCTTCCCTTTTTCATCATCTTCAGTTCTTTTGCACCAATCATGTCCTTGGTCTCTGAAGTTTCAGGCACGTGCAAAGTCACGAAGTCAGACACTTTCAATAATTCCTCTAACGAGGATTTAGCGACAGCGTTTCCTAACGGAAGTTTTTTGATCACATCATAAAAAACGACCTTAAGTCCCATAGATTCAGCAAGAATA
The window above is part of the Bdellovibrio bacteriovorus genome. Proteins encoded here:
- the serA gene encoding phosphoglycerate dehydrogenase, whose translation is MSALRILLVENIHPVAQQTLVSEGYKVDLIPHAPSEEELLKILPNYDVLGIRSKTEITANVLKSNPHLTTIGCFCIGTNQVDLMTAREAGVPVFNAPHSNTRSVAELVIAEMISLSRQLGDRNTKAHVGEWVKSADGSREVRGKTLGIVGYGHIGSQVSILAESMGLKVVFYDVIKKLPLGNAVAKSSLEELLKVSDFVTLHVPETSETKDMIGAKELKMMKKGSHLINASRGTVVVIEALVDALKSKHLAGCAIDVFPEEPASNKEKFVSPLQGVPNVILTPHIGGSTEEAQYAIGMEVAESFRRYLKIGSSSGAVNFPNVDLPVKQGASRILNVHKNEPGVLGEINGLISKAGANIEGQYLSTDEKIGYLVMDVHSAQAQALAADIGKLSRSIRTRVVY